The genome window TGCAGATCGGAGATGCTGAGTCGACCGAAGAAGCCTCCATGTTTCAGGTTACATCGCATGTTCCTTCCCTGCACGACGTACCGTCCAACCAGCAGCTCAGGTCTCGCAAAGGCAGCGTCGAGAGCTTTGGAGATGGCGACCAGCATATTCCTGACGACAAGTCTCGTGTCACCAGCTGGACGAACTCGATGACAAATACAGTGACAAGCCATGAAACTTTTGGAGACTGGGAGAGGCAGCGCCTCTCTGTGATTAAAGAGAATGGCACACATATTCCTTCATCAGTTCGATCGATCGAATATTTGGAGCAGCAAACTAGAGACATGATTGCAGACATGTCGGTTGACAGCGAACGTGTCTACTCAGCCCTTATGGAGCGACTCGCACGCAAGGAGCCGACGGATAGGGTCATGCAGTCTCAACCAGGCTCGGTCAAGTCCAGAGGAACGAACACCGGAGATAATGATGGTCAATCCATCAACAGACACTGGGATTGCTCCACAATTAGGTGCGTCAGGCCTGATGATAACATTTTCAGAGACAATGGCGATCCTTCTTCGCGAAGTTCAAGCTCAACCACTGAGGTCCCCGATTATGAGAACAAGCACCAGCCCCAAACCGGCCACACATCTACTGTCAAACATACGGCTGCATTGAATTGGAGCGATGATAGGACTCACTCTGAAAGCGAGCATACTAGTGTTCTACTCCAGGGCCTGGAACCACATAAGACGATCACCCAGAGGAGCTCTGCATTTTTCGCAAGTCCTTCTTGTCAATCGTTCCGTTCCCCAAGTCCTTATCGCCGCGCTCTTAGAGCAAGCCAGATGAACTCTGAAGACGAACAAGGTGCTTTTCAGGGATCACGGTATCTACATTCGCTATCGACCTTGTGCCTTCCTACGCGTCAAGACAGCAGCCCATCTTCAGGGAAGGACCTGCAGGTGGGAGATACGGAAAGTGTTTACTCTTGTGCGGGCGATGATGCAAATCCGGTGCATTCAGCTTCAGAGAACACCGTGGGACAGAATGAGACCTGCATCTACAACGACCCTGGACCACCGCCAGAGGTACCTGACCGACTGTCATACCGTCAACACCAACGAGATACATCCACGGCGAGTTCTGTAGAATGGAAGACCTGGCTTAGCTCAAAAGTGTCACAGCTCGAAGCACCTTTGACACCCACCAAGCGAGAGAAATGGAACGACGTGCTTCCAACACTGGGTCATGTTAGAGAAAACGCTTCTATGGGATCAACACCCGAGCATTTCGCACCTACAAATGACGGCGCAACAAATCGTAGCCCTCTGAGCAACGTGAAGGGTAATGCGCAAACCTTTCAAGACGGAGGTAATCCGGCAAGATCAACGCGTCAAGTCTTCATAGGATACGATGAGAATGCAGCACCGAGCTATAAAGCTAATACTTATACCAAAGAGCGGCTCCCATCTATACCGCCTAGGAGCAGCTTGCGAGCGGTGCCATCTCTGCCAAGTGTCGGCTCAAGCGGATACATTCCAGACACAGGTTTGGTGAAGGAGATGCCGCGTATGCGATCACTAAATACAATAGGACGTCTCAATTCGACCCCAGAGGAATCTATCAACAAGAGACGGTCCCGGACACGCGTCACTGGTTGGCAAGGCTCACCAACCAAGTCAAGCCCTGGGGTTCGTGCTCTTACAAATACCCAACCTCCTAGAATCGGATCACCTGCTCTTCGAGGAGACTTTGGCCTGAAGTCTCCGATTAGATCTCAGACAATAGAGAGACAGCCGGGAGACGTGATGAGGGATCGAGAGTCTGATGCTCAAGCGATGGGTAGCAAGACGATGGTGGACCAATTTTTGAGTTGCCGACGGAACCAGGGAGATGGTAGAAGTAGTGGATTTGGCAGTTCACCAGCGGCGTTTCTTTGAAGGCCACATGTGTGAGTCGTTGAAGTACATCCGATATGGAGAAGAGCAATGTTTAGTGAAGGAGTGGGCAGTTATGCTGCGGTAGGTCATTAATACTCTTGTATATATCTTAGCTGAGGAGTCATTGACCGCAGGGTTTTCTTTCGTATCCAGACATGTCTTTAGACACAATCTCATTGAGACAATATTGTGAAGAGGCCTCGCAACCATAAAGCATTAATTGAGGCCTGATGCTTGAGTCACGCCGTCAATTGAGGTATCGCGAATGCATCTGACGTGAGTCTtggatggagatgaaggagaacGTGCATTAGTACTATTAGTGTCTACTTATCCTGATCGAGTGGACAGACATGAACCTCCCAATACTTGGCATACTCCTTGGGAAAActcttctccctctccttACTAACCCACTCCCCATACTTCTCATGCGTAACCGCCTCATCCAGCACCCCATTCTCCTTGTTCGTCTTTGTAAACTCCAAGAAGTCCATCGTCACTTTAACATACTCCCCCAGCGCCTTCTTCACATCAGCAGTAGCGCCAGTCGCAAAGTTGAGCAGCAATGGCTGTAGGAGGGGTGCATCGGTTACACTGGGATGCGCCGTTCCAACGCTCGTGAGAAACCATGCTGAACCGACTTTGTCGCGCACGCCGCGTACGAGGTCGAGAACTGTGTCGAAGTGAGGACGGCCAAAGAAGATACTGTGGGTTTTGGACCAGGAGTTGGAGTGCACGACGAGGAGAGGCACGGgaatgttggtgttgagttgACCGCTAGACTTGCCGGGGTCGAGAGCGATACCGCCGATGGCGGGATTTGCAGCGGTGGTGTTGGCTGTTTTGAGGGCTTGGAGAGCGCCTGTCGCGCCGTAGGAGTGGCCGTTGATGGTGAGGTGCTTAAAGTCCAAGCGAtccttccatccatccaatgTACTGCCTTCGCCTCGAGAGCTAGATGTGAAGAtatccttgcccttgccgTCATTGACATCCTTCAGGACCCGAATAGCCTGCATGATCTCCTCCGTGCGAAACGCAAGCTgctccttcttgagcaaCGTATCGTTCATAGGCGGCTCGGAAATGAGATCGCCCTCCTTCAAGAGAAACACAGGTCTGTCCTTCTTATTCTTGATCTGGACCATACTACCGGGACAGCTTCCATCGCGATGTTCAAGGGCAGCGATGACGTGGCCCCGACTGGCGAGTTCACCGAGATAGTGCGTGTAATCCGTTCTCGAACTCACAGATCCGTGCGAAAACACCATGACGGGAAACTTCTCCCCGTCGGAACCCAAGAGTGGTACGTCGACTTTGGCGGGGATCTTGATACTGCCCACGAGAACCCAGAGCGCAAATGTGAAGATGGGTCggatgatgaagttgttCACACCCGCTGCGCGCGCATATCCCTCCGCTGTAAGACTCAGTGGTTTCGGCACCCAAGGATGCGGCGCATCCTTTGACCTGGCGCCCTTAACAGCAGGATAATACACCGTAAACAACAcactctcaacctcaaacgCCGGCTTTTTCGTACTCTTCAAAAGCGTCTCAGACAAACGCTTCGGTTTTTCAAGTGGAATCTCCAGATCAATAGCCCCTACGTCATGCGGTCCCGAATAAGCCGGTAATCGTGACGAGAAGAACGGCTGCCATGTAACAAAGCAATAAAGCACGTAAACGCCGATAACAGAGCACGCGACATATCGCCACGTCAATCTCGGACGGAGAACATGTCTAAGATATTGCGCAAACGGTTTTACAGAGGATGTGATACGTGTGAAGATGCTGGATGGGCGAGGATCGAGCCAGCGCGGTTTAGGTGCTGGTGGATCCATGGTGAGCGGAAGATCCGGGTCGGAGGAGGAGTCTGAGAAGGGGGAGTTGAGGCGGTTGAGTTCGAGGTCGATTGAGTTTTGAGACTGTGGCATTTCTTGAGGGATGAGGATGGGAACGAGGAGGTTATGATGAGGGAAGTGatgtgaggtgaggtgatGCGTTGAGTGTTTCTTGTTAGTGAGTGATGAGGGTGGCGATGACGCAAGCGGGTCTGGTCGCATTCGGCATTTATCGATTGGAGAGGGGGATTATTTATCAACGATAGAGACGATAGACTTCATAAAATATCTTGACATTCAGAACATgaccagccatgatggatTATATGATCTTTAGTGATGGGAAATGACTCTGTAGTATACGTTTGCTGAACCATGGTGAAGACTGATCACCGGATACAGTGTTGAATACAGTATGTAAGGATCGCATACTGTTTTACGACGGAGTTGATCAGTCAGGAAATTTAATGCTGAAGCGAAGCCTAAGACATTGCTGACTTAAATGTAGACTATGATAAACAGGAGTTTGAAGCGATTAATTAAACTAGTTATTCTGAAGCTGTTTGCAAGATAGACAGAGTTGCTTCGCTGTCTGGCTGCTCACGTTCAACCGACTCACATCTCTTACACGCACGCACAGTAACACTTCTGTAATAGTTTCTCAAATGAGAAACAGGTGCTAGAGTCCTACAATATGATTAGGCAGTTACTGCTGAAGAGGTTTTACAATTTAATGCCTCAGTTGGGTTCGCAGTCTGCTTTCTCAGTCACGTCGGACCAGTATCCCACATGAGTGGAGTTAAACAACACCATATGAGATATGAAACTTCAAGTCATAGTGCTAGTCACTTGGAGTGATGCAGTTTGTAACATTTAACTGGCATTAGAGTTAGAAACTGACCAGAAAGTGAGTGAGAGAGCTGAGTTAGCAAGCATGACCAGGTGTTGAACAAAGAACTGATCTAGTTATTGAAGTTCGAAGAAACATGTTGCAAGGATGGTGGAAGAAGGGAGTTCTTGAAATACGCTCGATGTATCAGCTATCATTGAGTTTCCAGCAGAGAAAAGCGTTACAGGAAATAATATCCTAGCCCTCAACTATATTGACAGGGACATGCATCCCGTTGTCAAGAAAGTCATAGCTGCCATAGCTTGCGCTTCATACAAACAACACGTACATAGTCTTCACTGTCTGTTAAGAAACTCCTTAAAACTTCTATTGGCGAGATAGTTATGAGGTATGCAGGGACTATGCCTGTAGAAACCCCGGATAGTCACAGCTGCAGTCAGAAACCCGGATCATGCTGATGTCATGGTGATGCTGTAGTAGGTGAGTTTGACATATCTATTACAACTCCTTCACCCCAGTGAGGAGTAGAGAATCTCAAGTAAAGGCGCAGTTCCCGGGAACAGCACGGTGACTTGAAGGGTGGCCTGTATATACCAGGTTTAGCTATCTCATAAAGTTCATGAGACCCTATTGGCGATCAAAACCTCCAATTATACACCGCCACGCATGACATGTGAGAAACTTAAGTTTACTATGTCGACTATAAACCCGCGTTATTCGCGTCAACGGGCGCGTACAGCACATATCGTAGCATTGCGAGGGTGATGATGGACATAGCTTGCAGTAGTATCACCTGTCACTTTCTCAAACCCTTGAGTTCACAAACTCAAAATAATCTCCGCCCTGTAGCATATGAAAGACATCAGATTAATCTGGGGCTGATCGGCAAAGTTGTGAAAGGCTGAATGATAACTTATGACCTGACCCAATACGGATAATATATTACCATCTCCACAGACCTCGGCTTATTTTACCAGTTTTCGGGATAACACATCGACGATCGACAAGAGACTCTCGCACTCTATCGCGTGCCAAGAAATTGCGTCCTCCAGATCGGGTGCCACGTAGCTGAACTCTCTAAGCGATCATGTATGTACCCCATCTCTTGGATGTGACCTAGGCTGAACGACATGCGACAATAGTGACACGACTTTACCTTGAGAAACGAAAAGAAAGGTGTGAGGCATATttgaaaagagaagaaaaaaaaaaggtatCATGCTCATTATTACTTTATGCCGTCCGTGGTATTCCGTCGTCATTCTAAGTCCCAATCATTCCATGGTATCAAGCCCTCCTAAATTAATCCTCGTCCCATTCCGTCGATTCGATCTCAGCCCCTCCCGCCAGCCTACACCAATAATTTCTTCAGCGTTCCCGTTTCACCGGAACACAAACTGAGACACCTAGTCAGCATTAATCTCAGATTCCTGTATCGTTCATTGTTACGTTGTTTCTCTTAAGCTGGACACTTCAGAGATGCTGCTTCTTCCGCTTTTGAATCCAGTGCTGTTGTAGTGGTTTGAGGATTTTTGCTGCAATGTTTATGACTCTCGAGTAAAGACCGTATTTCTTGAATTTCGCATTGCAAAGAGCTGATCTTTGATTTGAGGACCGCGTTTTGAGTCTTGTAGTCTTGGCCGCGGGCTGTTGATGTCGCGTGATCTGCTTGAAGGGCCATATTTATGTGCAAGTTAATTTTGATGATCGTCAGAAGAGGGATATGGAAAGAGGAAACATCTCCCCCCTTTGGAAAGAAACGACATGAGCGATTAGATATACATGTGTCAGTATCGAATACCTACTCACCAACGACCCCATCCCGGGTTAGCAGAAAAAGAACGCAGTCTAGAAGCCATTTCGGCCGAGTGGCTCACCGAAAGACTCGCATAAGCATGGTGTCATAAGCAGTTCATCGACCCCGTTTTCTACTGGTAAGGTCAGACTAGGCGTGTCAGTTGGACCATGCCATTGGCGTGCGCCCATCTAATTCCAAGGGTTTTTCGATTTAGGTTGAGGGCTGTTTCATCTGTCGAGTCAGGCATTTAGGGATCAGATTTCAAAAGTGGTGCATGGTACTTTTTGAGCCTATAGAGCGATGATCCTGAGATTTGGCGTTCACATCCATCCAACCCTTCTAAAGATAAATGTGGCGCCACTGGCCAATGCCGTGGCACCGGTAAATACAATCAGCGTGCCATATCCTGTTCCGTATCCACCTGCTGCTTGGCCCTGCCACGGCATCCCCTTTATTAACGCTCCACTTAATGGGCCGGACGCTATGTTTCCTATTCCCCGTCCCGCTGAGAGGACGCCTAGTACCATGGCGGGATCAAATGATGTTCCGCTAGTACGAGTGTTGGAGGGTGTTGATGATACCATTTGCATGATGCCTGTCCAGGCTGATGTGTATGAACCTGCAAAGATGCCGTAGAATATGCAGAAGACATACAGAATGGGCAGGCTCGTTGAGAAGCCCCAGAGGAGAAATGTGCTCAGTGTTGTACCGGCTGCTGAAATCATGAAGCAGTCTGTAACATGTAGTCGATCTGTAAGTGCCCCCATGGCAACGCAGCCAAAGACTGAAGCGACATTGATAAGAAGAACTGTGAGAGCAGACGCAAAAGACCCGGCTCCAAGAGCAGTCCGAGCGTACGACGGGAGATAGATCCcaggcaagaagaagcccaaagCCTGGGCAATGTTAGCCAGTTGATGAAGCAAAAAGTTTCGTCTCAACGCAAAGCCCAACTTGAAAGGATTAATATGCCTCGTCGCAGAGTACGGCAAACGCGGCTTGATGAAATACGCCAACGGCAacgtcaacaagaacaaagaaaccGCCCAAATCCTCAAGGTGGTGCGAAACCCATATTCATGCAGAAATTTCTCAAAAAGAAGTGGTAAAGCAAAGCCCGCAAGACCGGTCCCAGACCACATGATTCCAAACGCAAACCCCTTACGCTTGGCGAACCATTCGTCCATGTAAAGGATACAAGGACAGTATGATATGGAACCACCGATGGCGTAGAGAACGCCTTgggtgaggatgagatgagtgGTGTTTTGTGAGAATGAGCTTAGGGCGAGGGCGATGCacatgatgaagaggccgATCATCGGAGACCAGCGGCTTTGTCTTGGGTAGAGACGTTGAAGGCTCATTGTGAAGGGGAGGCCGAGATACATGATACCCTATGGATGTGAGCAGAGTGTGATAGAGAGGAGGCGATAGGGCATACCATGGCACAAGTACCGATGACGGCGATGGCTGACGATCCTTCAAAGGGGGCATTGGTACTGTAGTAATCTTGGAATACACCGAATGCGAACGGGAAGCCTATCCAACCAGTCAGTGGATGAATCCAACAAATTCAGATGAGACTCACCCCATGTAAGAGCCTCAACCATAAAAGAAGCCGCCAAGAACAACCACGCATCCTTCCCGCCATCAACCggtggaagagaagaagcttcgTTCTCGTGAGTGCTCGTAAGGTCAAGACCCGAAGAAGCAAAGCCCTCTTCACGGCCCGGGTCTTGACGCAGCTCAATCGAAGTTTGGCTCATGACTGTTACAATTCCAATGTTTGGGGGGttttcttggctttgatATTCGGGGATCATAAAATTTTCTTATAGAGATGAAGATTAAGTCGGCCGATGATCGGCGGATGCGGATGCGCCCTTGATCTGACATTGACATCGGGTGGCTTTCGGGGTGGAGCTGGGGCGTGGACTACAACTTGAAGAGCTTATTATTGTGACATTGTCGAACATATGTGTCTTTCATGATATGTTTGAGTAGATCATGGTGTGAAATTATACACAATTCTTTGGTTTTCCTGTGATCCGTAAAGACAGGTTATTTTTGGACAAGAAGTGGAAGATGTCTTATGAAGCGAAACTTTGACGCTAAGTAGGAACCAAAGAtgtataataaatagaaatataTAGCACAATGGATATCTAAATATCACAGAGAATATTCAGCCATATTGATTGCATTAGTGTTATCTCCAACTGAAATGTTGAGTTGCGTTGTCAGGTAAATATGCTGGCTCAGGTGAGGATAGGACAGGGATTTGAAGCTTTCATCTTGTGCGAGAGAAATATTTATACAGGTTTAAAACATCTTATGATACTTGAGGATAACTTATGATCAACTTAGTGCACTCTTTGATTAGTTTATTCTCACAGTCTCAAATTTTGTGATGATCGGAAGTCGGTCATACCCATCTCCACTACAAACTCCTCCACCAAACCCGAGATCC of Fusarium oxysporum Fo47 chromosome I, complete sequence contains these proteins:
- a CDS encoding platelet-activating factor acetylhydrolase, isoform II-domain-containing protein, with protein sequence MRPDPLASSPPSSLTNKKHSTHHLTSHHFPHHNLLVPILIPQEMPQSQNSIDLELNRLNSPFSDSSSDPDLPLTMDPPAPKPRWLDPRPSSIFTRITSSVKPFAQYLRHVLRPRLTWRYVACSVIGVYVLYCFVTWQPFFSSRLPAYSGPHDVGAIDLEIPLEKPKRLSETLLKSTKKPAFEVESVLFTVYYPAVKGARSKDAPHPWVPKPLSLTAEGYARAAGVNNFIIRPIFTFALWVLVGSIKIPAKVDVPLLGSDGEKFPVMVFSHGSVSSRTDYTHYLGELASRGHVIAALEHRDGSCPGSMVQIKNKKDRPVFLLKEGDLISEPPMNDTLLKKEQLAFRTEEIMQAIRVLKDVNDGKGKDIFTSSSRGEGSTLDGWKDRLDFKHLTINGHSYGATGALQALKTANTTAANPAIGGIALDPGKSSGQLNTNIPVPLLVVHSNSWSKTHSIFFGRPHFDTVLDLVRGVRDKVGSAWFLTSVGTAHPSVTDAPLLQPLLLNFATGATADVKKALGEYVKVTMDFLEFTKTNKENGVLDEAVTHEKYGEWVSKEREKSFPKEYAKYWEVHVCPLDQDK
- a CDS encoding major facilitator superfamily domain-containing protein; this encodes MSQTSIELRQDPGREEGFASSGLDLTSTHENEASSLPPVDGGKDAWLFLAASFMVEALTWGFPFAFGVFQDYYSTNAPFEGSSAIAVIGTCAMGIMYLGLPFTMSLQRLYPRQSRWSPMIGLFIMCIALALSSFSQNTTHLILTQGVLYAIGGSISYCPCILYMDEWFAKRKGFAFGIMWSGTGLAGFALPLLFEKFLHEYGFRTTLRIWAVSLFLLTLPLAYFIKPRLPYSATRHINPFKLGFALRRNFLLHQLANIAQALGFFLPGIYLPSYARTALGAGSFASALTVLLINVASVFGCVAMGALTDRLHVTDCFMISAAGTTLSTFLLWGFSTSLPILYVFCIFYGIFAGSYTSAWTGIMQMVSSTPSNTRTSGTSFDPAMVLGVLSAGRGIGNIASGPLSGALIKGMPWQGQAAGGYGTGYGTLIVFTGATALASGATFIFRRVGWM